GGCGCATCACGACGATGCAATGCCTGCCAGAAGGTTTCTAGCGCGCTATCAAGGCGCAGGTGTAAATTCGGCGTGAACTGCGGTTTATGCTGGTAATCGACAACCTGAGAATCATCGGCAAATACGCCGTGAAGGATCTCTTGCGCCTTCAGCGCGTTCAGCACTGGCTTGAGGGCGTAATCTACCGCCAGCATGTGTGCGACGGTGCCGCCGGTCGCCAGAGGGAGAACCACTTTCCCTTCGAGCGCACGTTCAGGCAGTAAATCGAGAAGCGTTTTCAGCGCACCGGAAAAAGAGGCTTTATAGACAGGTGTCGCCACAATCAAGCCATCAGCCCCTTTAAGCTGTTCGATTAACGCCTGAAGCGCCGGGCTATCAAAGCGCGCATAAAGCAGATCTTCCGGCTCGAAGTTGTGCAAATTCCAGTGACATACCTCAACGCCCAGTGAATTGAGCTGTTCGCGGGCATATTCCAGTAAAGCGCTAGAGCGTGAAGGGAAACGCGGACTTCCGGCCAACGTGATGACGCGCATGCTTTCTCCTTATAACTATTTGTTTGCTTTTATCTAACATTCATAACAATTTTCACGAGTGTGACATTGCAGGGGTATTCCACTAAATGATTTATCTGAAATTAAAATGCCGAAAATTGCATAA
Above is a window of Lelliottia jeotgali DNA encoding:
- a CDS encoding FMN reductase; protein product: MRVITLAGSPRFPSRSSALLEYAREQLNSLGVEVCHWNLHNFEPEDLLYARFDSPALQALIEQLKGADGLIVATPVYKASFSGALKTLLDLLPERALEGKVVLPLATGGTVAHMLAVDYALKPVLNALKAQEILHGVFADDSQVVDYQHKPQFTPNLHLRLDSALETFWQALHRRDAPVPAFGRLKGVAHV